One window from the genome of Podospora pseudocomata strain CBS 415.72m chromosome 6, whole genome shotgun sequence encodes:
- a CDS encoding hypothetical protein (COG:S; EggNog:ENOG503PC3P) — protein MTADAEELLIRPFRDVVAVGTAAVTNAASLGPHRADDADRMSRAAQALVREGERALKKLQPVWDDQVQKLGDIFKRMITQQASIEKRRLILEELLWDFDDVTHPDEFDIERYSALQTATKALALDIVETAKRLKPIMETAPEIPEGGFPPLPPLPTHRSRPCSTFSSRPRAHSKQEANSSCGGRHGAELTPPDSPNCATPIAQFQEFNIDSSVKRASLTSDSFPSPSTVRTAPSLLSKSSSLTSSSALLATPESAFNQPEATPNKVNFHEAVMTLLPPAALGTGDEDDLETSSTTSKRRQGSVLTEHRKSSRANPRSEDCNIGSDSTYHKLKGLCKGAVRFRKDGHWGSIKMTTEYGGGGGGAGDMMRASDAIVPLQYEVTKVAGCAECGYAHDLEAVELDKSRKPEGIIISESGPRYRLRLLFKSHLGKGASGGSADDYYACLWCVSAAVTVRESDATVFRSADDLLQHLSRHPQPLPQIPGVAVCYGPNPGQAEFDLHLPDGSVPVPMPDNVTRLATAIATKDHFRRHGRGKLEKPPKYDGEMLEFMEGARIMGVMFPEKWEGKWCLGRHDGMFGAFPSKVIELRAPQESEVPVGGESGMSVSTRWKWTPPKSGGVPWVAFGKGEVITNVQCLYADYWCWYGTNSKGKTGVFPQSHVDLQTLKAQESAAPRRPSRGLSLFGR, from the exons ATGACCGCCGATGCTGAGGAGCTCTTGATCCGGCCATTCCGGGATGTCGTTGCAGTCGGGACTGCCGCAGTGACCAATGCCGCTTCTCTCGGTCCACACCGTGCTGACGATGCCGATCGCATGTCAAGGGCCGCACAGGCCCTTGTTCGAGAGGGGGAACGAGCACTTAAGAAGCTGCAGCCAGTCTGGGACGACCAGGTACAAAAGCTGGGGGATATCTTCAAGAGAATGATTACACAACAAG CTTCTATCGAGAAACGACGTTTGATCCTAGAGGAGCTCCTCTGGGACTTTGACGATGTCACCCATCCGGATGAGTTTGATATTGAGCGGTACTCAGCTCTTCAAACTGCTACCAAAGCCCTCGCCCTAGACATTGTCGAAACTGCCAAAAGGCTGAAGCCCATCATGGAAACTGCACCAGAGATACCAGAAGGGGGATTCCCACCATTACCACCGCTTCCTACCCACCGCTCCCGACCCTGCTCTACTTTTTCTTCTCGACCAAGGGCTCATTCAAAACAGGAGGCAAACAGCAGCTGTGGTGGACGACATGGCGCCGAGCTAACACCACCGGATTCTCCCAACTGTGCCACCCCAATAGCCCAGTTTCAGGAATTCAACATCGATTCCTCTGTCAAACGCGCCAGTCTCACATCTGACTCCTTTCCTAGTCCTAGCACTGTTCGAACAGcaccttctcttctttccaAGAGCAGCAGTCTGACATCTTCATCCGCCCTCTTAGCCACGCCTGAGTCCGCGTTCAACCAGCCCGAAGCAACACCAAACAAAGTGAACTTCCACGAAGCTGTCATGACGCTCCTTCCACCAGCAGCGTTGGGCAccggtgatgaggacgacCTCGAAACCAGTTCTACGACCAGCAAGAGAAGACAAGGGAGCGTCCTGACTGAACACCGAAAGTCCAGCCGGGCTAACCCTCGTTCTGAAGATTGCAATATCGGCTCTGACAGCACATATCACAAGCTAAAGGGACTTTGCAAAGGAGCAGTAAGATTTCGGAAGGACGGCCATTGGGGCAGCATCAAGATGACAACGGAatatggcggtggcggcggtggagcgGGTGATATGATGAGAGCGTCTGATGCTATCGTGCCACTACAATACGAGGTGACCAAGGTGGCGGGATGTGCTGAGTGCGGGTATGCACACGATCTGGAGGCGGTTGAGTTGGACAAGAGCCGGAAGC CTGAGGGAATCATCATCTCTGAATCCGGACCTCGATATCGATTACGACTCCTCTTCAAATCGCACCTCGGCAAGGGCGCCTCAGGTGGAAGCGCAGACGATTACTATGCTTGTCTCTGGTGCGTCAGCGCAGCTGTTACAGTCCGGGAAAGCGATGCAACAGTCTTTCGGTCAGCGGATGACCTCCTGCAGCATCTCTCCCGACACCCACAACCATTACCACAGATACCTGGCGTGGCAGTTTGCTATGGACCAAATCCAGGACAAGCGGAGTTCGACCTTCACTTGCCCGACGGCTCCGTCCCAGTGCCCATGCCGGACAACGTCACCAGGTTAGCAACAGCAATCGCAACCAAAGACCACTTCCGACGTCATGGGCgggggaagttggagaagcCGCCGAAGTACGATGGAGAAATGCTCGAGTTTATGGAAGGGGCGAGGATCATGGGGGTGATGTTTCCtgagaagtgggaggggaagtggTGTCTAGGGAGACACGATGGGATGTTTGGGGCTTTCCCGTCCAAGGTTATTGAGCTTCGAGCGCCACAAGAAAGTGAGGTTCCAGTGGGCGGGGAGAGCGGCATGAGTGTCTCTACACGGTGGAAATGGACACCTCCCAAGTCCGGGGGTGTGCCTTGGGTAGcgtttgggaagggggaggtgatcaCGAATGTTCAAT GTCTCTATGCGGATTACTGGTGCTGGTATGGGACAAATAGTAAGGGGAAGACAGGGGTGTTTCCGCAGTCCCATGTCGACTTGCAGACTCTGAAAGCGCAAGAGTCAGCTGCGCCAAGACGTCCAAGCAGAGGGTTGAGTTTGTTTGGGAGGTAG
- a CDS encoding hypothetical protein (EggNog:ENOG503NYMZ) codes for MGYVADLKDGLRAFTPQERRNIAIYIAGIMIYKFGLEAFNGSVVALATNRYDYESIQSGRPSRTFERVGLLTGLNQACQCIGSILIGPLVKRYPTKNVLACAVLVFGLCSALLLIIDAATGGTFMPAAYRENHPKNDWSYYGDYNTDAMIPVYCISGIAYGMVELIRRVIPRDIVGGHVQKLRKMDSIVHIFYEITGTAGAFITALVIIPQLGNNKAFIVTPVCFTFCATIWFFISELDFKRRKSTLHQHEKPAYWKAAFRGLFLFGESIWVGGRILFTSRKFIWLVPGYAVALYAHRYLENGIAPQVARRYLGHSAWSQIMVGGSNLGELLGALAVLLLTNNIQTPMPWLRLDAIMLLIVWYIPFWRPPVDDVGQAWIVAATFAPISFGWAAGDVSLAAYIQASLSRLESKNKNVSALGAVMAFLYSFYIVTYAISGTLLGRYLDRVYNESGGTDGGNIREGLMFTAGMQMTIISVLVFAATFVPKGALAFNPKMISEEKLDEDEPVELKGRRDQEEIPDVPVFKESSKKSYCTSDDGSEPHIEKKASEII; via the exons ATGGGCTATGTTGCCGATCTCAAAGATGGTCTCCGGGCCTTCACCCCACAAGAACGCCGCAACATCGCCATCTACATTGCCGGCATTATGATCTACAAGTTCGGGCTCGAGGCCTTCAACGGTTCAGTAGTGGCGTTGGCCACCAATCGATACGACTACGAATCAATACAGAGTGGACGGCCAAGCCGAACCTTCGAGCGTGTCGGTCTTCTGACGGGGTTGAATCAGGCTTGCCAATGTATTGGTAGCATTCTCATCGGTCCATTGGTGAAGAGATACCCGACCAAGAATGTCCTTGCCTGCGCTGTGTTAGTGTTTGGACTTTGCTCGGCGttgctcctcatcatcgacgcTGCGACGGGTGGAACTTTTATGCCGGCTGCTT ACCGAGAGAACCACCCTAAAAATGACTGGTCATACTACGGGGA CTACAACACCGATGCCATGATCCCAGTCTACTGTATCAGTGGTATTGCCTATGGCATGGTGGAACTGATCCGAAGAGTCATCCCAAGAGATATCGTCGGCGGCCATGTGCAAAAGCTGAGAAAGATGGACTCCATT GTCCACATCTTCTACGAAATCACAGGTACAGCAGGTGCCTTTATCACAGCACTGGTCATTATCCCTCAACtcggcaacaacaaggcaTTCATTGTCACACCCGTCTGCTTCACATTTTGCGCCACCATTTGGTTCTTCATCAGTGAGCTGGATTTCAAGCGGCGAAAGTCGACCCTCCACCAACACGAGAAGCCGGCCTACTGGAAGGCGGCATTCCGTGGACTGTTTCTGTTCGGCGAGTCTATCTGGGTCGGCGGCAGAATCCTCTTCACCTCGCGGAAGTTCATCTGGTTGGTCCCAGGCTATGCCGTCGCTCTTTACGCACATCGATATCTCGAGAACGGCATCGCACCCCAGGTTGCTAGACGCTATCTCGGGCACTCGGCCTGGTCGCAGATTATGGTCGGCGGTTCCAACTTGGGTGAACTGTTGGGTGCGTTGGCTGTGTTGCTCCTTACGAATAACATCCAGACACCCATGCCATGGCTTCGATTGGACGCCATCATGTTGTTGATCGTCTGGTACATCCCGTTCTGGAGGCCACCGGTCGATGATGTTGGGCAGGCATGGATCGTGGCGGCGACGTTTGCCCCCATCTCGTTTGGCTGGGCAGCTGGTGATGTGTCGCTTGCTGCGTATATCCAGGCGTCCCTCTCTCGTCTAGAgtccaagaacaagaacgTCTCAGCCCTCGGCGCCGTCATGGCGTTCTTGTACTCATTCTATATCGTCACATACGCCATCTCGGGCACCTTGCTTGGGCGGTATCTAGATCGAGTGTACAATGAGTCCGGAGGGACAGACGGGGGTAACATTCGTGAGGGGCTGATGTTCACTGCTGGTATGCAGATGACAATCATCAGTGTCTTGGTGTTCGCGGCGACATTTGTCCCCAAGGGAGCACTGGCGTTCAACCCAAAGATGATCtcggaggagaagctggatgaggatgagccGGTGGAGTTGAAGGGGCGAAGGGATCAGGAGGAGATTCCTGATGTGCCTGTTTTCAAGGAAAGCTCCAAGAAGAGTTACTGTACTAGCGATGATGGGTCGGAGCCGCAtattgagaagaaggcgagcgAAATTATTTGA